A single window of Solea solea chromosome 9, fSolSol10.1, whole genome shotgun sequence DNA harbors:
- the sgip1a gene encoding SH3-containing GRB2-like protein 3-interacting protein 1 isoform X2, with translation MIVIKNEDTSKKANHLCFLCVLLPSICWSGVRAGAPWGELQMAEELCTGWFHIIAATVGSLEIEECKSATMMEGLKKRTRKAFGIRKKEKDNDSTGSPERESGSQKRTNGAPNGFYGDIDWDRYNSPEVDDEGYSMRPDEESEEVTTKKTHFFSSDESEGEEDKKKRFKIKIKPLPSDCVVAAPSVNELKVSIGNISLSPSPLRRSPGLKRNTSSEEIARPRRIVPTVPTVAPTPAPAPQPPSSQQTPVPEDTTALFGPPLETTFGAEQKVEVVLSESDVWGVPLSGSESSLTMSFPTGTPPPLPPKNVPLSPPTTGPPSAEEAVTVEEDGKNPSIVDLDNIFGPEQALATVEDINDTWVCFSEESSKQPPLPDEPAPPIPCSPTPPEEPAPPLPASPPPPETTAPPLPISPPPREDPVPPLPTSPPPKLDPAPPLPTSPPPSEEPVAPPIPSGPPTPEDRNPLTNATTPPLPSPKDLASPSTSSPPPLDLPANVPPASAPQASSSPALSPSSEELSRVVPSSIVLSQEVKPRNTNITQPKEDVRETASSPKDVSQGSRSTPPPPPPPTYRTVVSSPGPTSGAAVTNSGSSSPVRPATPSSVNSTPPPPPPRPPSRPKLPPGKPTIGDASRPFSPPIHSASPPPVAPLARAESTSSISSTNSMSTATTPTVGKELSVSVSENDQPSLVWFDRGKFYLTFEGCSRGPSPLTMGAQDTLPVAAAFTETVNAFFKGADPSKCAVKVVGEMVLSFPAGITRHFANNPSPAVLTFSITNFSRLEHVLPNPQLLCCDPTTEAQADVKDFWVNMPNLISHLKKVAEQKPQATYYNVDMLKYQVSSQGLQSSPLSLAVSWRCEPTSTDLRIDYKYNGEAMTTPMALNNVQFLVPINGGVSKLQAVLPPAAWNAEQQKILWKIPDISQKSENGGVGSLLARFQLTEGPSKPAPLAVQFTSEGSTLSGCDIDLAGPGYRFSLVKKRFAAGKYLADN, from the exons gATTGAAAAAACGTACCAGGAAGGCCTTTGGGATacggaagaaagagaaggacaATGACTCTAC GGGGtccccagagagagagagtggt TCTCAGAAGAGGACCAACGGGGCCCCGAATGGCTTCTACGGAGATATCGACTGGGACAGATAT AACTCTCCTGAGGTGGACGATGAGGGCTACAGCATGAGACCTGATGAGGAGTCAGAAGAAG TTACCACCAAGAAGACCCACTTCTTCTCCTCCGACGAGtcagaaggagaggaggacaaaaaaaaaaggttcaaaatcaagatcaagccaCTGCCGTCTGATTGCGTTGTAGCAGCACCCTCAGTCAACGAGCTCAAAGTTTCCATAGGCAACATATCTCTGTCTCCATCACCTCTG AGACGTAGCCCG gGCTTGAAAAGAAACACATCTA GTGAGGAGATTGCCAGACCGAGACGCATTGTCCCCACTGTTCCCACTGTGGCCCCCACACCGGCTCCAGCACCACAGCCCCCCAG CAGTCAACAAACACCAGTCCCTGAAGACACCACAGCCTTATTTGGGCCTCCTTTGGAAACTACATTTGGAGCAGAACAGAAAGTTGAAG TGGTTCTGTCAGAGTCAGATGTGTGGGGTGTTCCTCTGTCAGGGTCTGAATCCTCTTTGACAATGTCCTTCCCAACAGGAA caccaccaccacttccTCCCAAGAATGTCCCCCTCTCACCCCCAACGACTGGCCCTCCCTCTGCAGAAGAGGCTG TGACAGTGGAAGAAGATGGCAAGAACCCTTCCATAGTAGACTTGGACAACATTTTTGGACCAGAGCAAGCCCTGGCTACTGTCGAGGATATAAATGACACTTGGGTCTGCTTCAGTGAAGAATCGTCTAAACAGCCACCGCTACCAGATGAACCTGCACCTCCAATCCCTTGCTCCCCAACTCCTCCAGAGGAACCAGCACCTCCTTTACCAGCCTCTCCACCTCCACCAGAAACTACTGCCCCTCCATTGCCTATATCACCACCTCCTCGAGAAGACCCTGTACCACCTCTCCCTACCTCCCCTCCCCCAAAACTTGACCCTGCTCCCCCTCTGCCAACCTCCCCACCTCCCTCAGAAGAACCTGTTGCACCTCCCATCCCTTCAGGTCCTCCCACACCAGAAGACAGAAATCCTCTCACAAATGCCACCACTCCACCCCTTCCATCACCAAAAGATCTTGCATCTCCCTCtacctcctctccccctcctctcgaCTTGCCAGCTAATGTCCCTCCAGCTTCTGCTCCCCAAGCAAGCAGCTCTCCAGCATTGAGTCCTTCCTCTGAAGAACTTTCACGTGTCGTCCCATCATCAATTGTCCTGTCTCAAGAGGTGAAGCCCAGGAACACAAACATCACCCAACCCAAAGAGGATGTAAGAGAAACAGCCAGCTCACCCAAAGATGTCAGTCAGGGGAGCAGGAGCACGCCtcctccaccccctcctcccacATACCGGACAGTGGTGTCATCACCAGGTCCCACATCTGGAGCTGCTGTCACGAATAGTG GTTCCTCTTCTCCAGTGCGACCTGCTACTCCTTCATCAGTCAACTCAaccccaccacctcctccacctcgcCCTCCTTCTCGGCCCAAACTTCCTCCTGGGAAACCAACCATAGGAGATGCA agtcGCCCCTTCAGCCCGCCAATACACTCAGCCAGCCCTCCTCCCGTCGCCCCACTGGCACGAGCTGAGAGCACCTCTTCAATCTCGTCCACCAACTCAATGAGTACTGCTACTACACCCACCGTTGGTAAAGAACTGTCCGTGTctgtctcag AGAATGACCAGCCATCCCTTGTATGGTTTGACAGAGGGaagttttatttaacctttgaAG gctgcTCCAGAGGGCCCAGTCCTCTCACCATGGGGGCTCAGGACACTCTTCCAGTGGCCGCTGCATTCACAGAGACGGTCAATGCCTTCTTTAAAGGAGCCGACCCCAGCAA GTGTGCCGTGAAGGTCGTAGGTGAGATGGTTTTGTCGTTTCCGGCGGGAATTACGCGACACTTCGCCAATAACCCGTCCCCCGCTGTGCTAACCTTCAGCATAACCAACTTCAGCCGACTGGAGCATGTGCTGCCTAACCCCCAGCTCCTCTGCTG CGACCCCACCACAGAAGCCCAGGCTGACGTCAAGGATTTCTGGGTGAACATGCCAAACCTGATATCCCACTTAAAGAAGGTGGCAGAGCAGAAACCACAGGCAACATACTACAACGTGGACATGCTGAAGTATCAG gtaTCGTCACAGGGCCTCCAGTCCTCTCCTCTGAGCCTGGCAGTGAGCTGGAGGTGTGAGCCCACCAGCACTGACCTGAGAATAGATTACAAATACAACGGAGAGGCCATGACGACGCCTATGGCCCTCAACAATGTTCAGTTCCTTGTTCCTATCAATGGAGGGGTTTCAAAACTACAGGCTGTCTTACCTCCTGCCGCATG GAACGCAGAGCAGCAAAAAATCCTTTGGAAGATTCCTGATATCTCTCAGAAATCTGAAAATGGAG GTGTGGGCTCGCTGTTGGCACGCTTCCAGCTAACAGAGGGTCCCAGTAAACCGGCTCCACTGGCCGTGCAGTTCACCAGTGAGGGCAGCACCCTGTCAGGCTGTGACATCGACCTGGCTGGGCCAGGATACCGCTTCTCTCTCGTCAAGAAGAGGTTTGCTGCAG GAAAGTATCTGGCCGACAACTAA
- the sgip1a gene encoding SH3-containing GRB2-like protein 3-interacting protein 1 isoform X1: protein MIVIKNEDTSKKANHLCFLCVLLPSICWSGVRAGAPWGELQMAEELCTGWFHIIAATVGSLEIEECKSATMMEGLKKRTRKAFGIRKKEKDNDSTGSPERESGSQKRTNGAPNGFYGDIDWDRYNSPEVDDEGYSMRPDEESEEVTTKKTHFFSSDESEGEEDKKKRFKIKIKPLPSDCVVAAPSVNELKVSIGNISLSPSPLRRSPGLKRNTSSEEIARPRRIVPTVPTVAPTPAPAPQPPSSQQTPVPEDTTALFGPPLETTFGAEQKVEVVLSESDVWGVPLSGSESSLTMSFPTGTPPPLPPKNVPLSPPTTGPPSAEEAVTVEEDGKNPSIVDLDNIFGPEQALATVEDINDTWVCFSEESSKQPPLPDEPAPPIPCSPTPPEEPAPPLPASPPPPETTAPPLPISPPPREDPVPPLPTSPPPKLDPAPPLPTSPPPSEEPVAPPIPSGPPTPEDRNPLTNATTPPLPSPKDLASPSTSSPPPLDLPANVPPASAPQASSSPALSPSSEELSRVVPSSIVLSQEVKPRNTNITQPKEDVRETASSPKDVSQGSRSTPPPPPPPTYRTVVSSPGPTSGAAVTNSGSSSPVRPATPSSVNSTPPPPPPRPPSRPKLPPGKPTIGDASRPFSPPIHSASPPPVAPLARAESTSSISSTNSMSTATTPTVGKELSVSVSEDDAYVEKLPIFERHIDSLAENDQPSLVWFDRGKFYLTFEGCSRGPSPLTMGAQDTLPVAAAFTETVNAFFKGADPSKCAVKVVGEMVLSFPAGITRHFANNPSPAVLTFSITNFSRLEHVLPNPQLLCCDPTTEAQADVKDFWVNMPNLISHLKKVAEQKPQATYYNVDMLKYQVSSQGLQSSPLSLAVSWRCEPTSTDLRIDYKYNGEAMTTPMALNNVQFLVPINGGVSKLQAVLPPAAWNAEQQKILWKIPDISQKSENGGVGSLLARFQLTEGPSKPAPLAVQFTSEGSTLSGCDIDLAGPGYRFSLVKKRFAAGKYLADN, encoded by the exons gATTGAAAAAACGTACCAGGAAGGCCTTTGGGATacggaagaaagagaaggacaATGACTCTAC GGGGtccccagagagagagagtggt TCTCAGAAGAGGACCAACGGGGCCCCGAATGGCTTCTACGGAGATATCGACTGGGACAGATAT AACTCTCCTGAGGTGGACGATGAGGGCTACAGCATGAGACCTGATGAGGAGTCAGAAGAAG TTACCACCAAGAAGACCCACTTCTTCTCCTCCGACGAGtcagaaggagaggaggacaaaaaaaaaaggttcaaaatcaagatcaagccaCTGCCGTCTGATTGCGTTGTAGCAGCACCCTCAGTCAACGAGCTCAAAGTTTCCATAGGCAACATATCTCTGTCTCCATCACCTCTG AGACGTAGCCCG gGCTTGAAAAGAAACACATCTA GTGAGGAGATTGCCAGACCGAGACGCATTGTCCCCACTGTTCCCACTGTGGCCCCCACACCGGCTCCAGCACCACAGCCCCCCAG CAGTCAACAAACACCAGTCCCTGAAGACACCACAGCCTTATTTGGGCCTCCTTTGGAAACTACATTTGGAGCAGAACAGAAAGTTGAAG TGGTTCTGTCAGAGTCAGATGTGTGGGGTGTTCCTCTGTCAGGGTCTGAATCCTCTTTGACAATGTCCTTCCCAACAGGAA caccaccaccacttccTCCCAAGAATGTCCCCCTCTCACCCCCAACGACTGGCCCTCCCTCTGCAGAAGAGGCTG TGACAGTGGAAGAAGATGGCAAGAACCCTTCCATAGTAGACTTGGACAACATTTTTGGACCAGAGCAAGCCCTGGCTACTGTCGAGGATATAAATGACACTTGGGTCTGCTTCAGTGAAGAATCGTCTAAACAGCCACCGCTACCAGATGAACCTGCACCTCCAATCCCTTGCTCCCCAACTCCTCCAGAGGAACCAGCACCTCCTTTACCAGCCTCTCCACCTCCACCAGAAACTACTGCCCCTCCATTGCCTATATCACCACCTCCTCGAGAAGACCCTGTACCACCTCTCCCTACCTCCCCTCCCCCAAAACTTGACCCTGCTCCCCCTCTGCCAACCTCCCCACCTCCCTCAGAAGAACCTGTTGCACCTCCCATCCCTTCAGGTCCTCCCACACCAGAAGACAGAAATCCTCTCACAAATGCCACCACTCCACCCCTTCCATCACCAAAAGATCTTGCATCTCCCTCtacctcctctccccctcctctcgaCTTGCCAGCTAATGTCCCTCCAGCTTCTGCTCCCCAAGCAAGCAGCTCTCCAGCATTGAGTCCTTCCTCTGAAGAACTTTCACGTGTCGTCCCATCATCAATTGTCCTGTCTCAAGAGGTGAAGCCCAGGAACACAAACATCACCCAACCCAAAGAGGATGTAAGAGAAACAGCCAGCTCACCCAAAGATGTCAGTCAGGGGAGCAGGAGCACGCCtcctccaccccctcctcccacATACCGGACAGTGGTGTCATCACCAGGTCCCACATCTGGAGCTGCTGTCACGAATAGTG GTTCCTCTTCTCCAGTGCGACCTGCTACTCCTTCATCAGTCAACTCAaccccaccacctcctccacctcgcCCTCCTTCTCGGCCCAAACTTCCTCCTGGGAAACCAACCATAGGAGATGCA agtcGCCCCTTCAGCCCGCCAATACACTCAGCCAGCCCTCCTCCCGTCGCCCCACTGGCACGAGCTGAGAGCACCTCTTCAATCTCGTCCACCAACTCAATGAGTACTGCTACTACACCCACCGTTGGTAAAGAACTGTCCGTGTctgtctcag AAGACGATGCTTATGTAGAGAAACTGCCCATCTTTGAGAGACACATTGATTCATTAGCAG AGAATGACCAGCCATCCCTTGTATGGTTTGACAGAGGGaagttttatttaacctttgaAG gctgcTCCAGAGGGCCCAGTCCTCTCACCATGGGGGCTCAGGACACTCTTCCAGTGGCCGCTGCATTCACAGAGACGGTCAATGCCTTCTTTAAAGGAGCCGACCCCAGCAA GTGTGCCGTGAAGGTCGTAGGTGAGATGGTTTTGTCGTTTCCGGCGGGAATTACGCGACACTTCGCCAATAACCCGTCCCCCGCTGTGCTAACCTTCAGCATAACCAACTTCAGCCGACTGGAGCATGTGCTGCCTAACCCCCAGCTCCTCTGCTG CGACCCCACCACAGAAGCCCAGGCTGACGTCAAGGATTTCTGGGTGAACATGCCAAACCTGATATCCCACTTAAAGAAGGTGGCAGAGCAGAAACCACAGGCAACATACTACAACGTGGACATGCTGAAGTATCAG gtaTCGTCACAGGGCCTCCAGTCCTCTCCTCTGAGCCTGGCAGTGAGCTGGAGGTGTGAGCCCACCAGCACTGACCTGAGAATAGATTACAAATACAACGGAGAGGCCATGACGACGCCTATGGCCCTCAACAATGTTCAGTTCCTTGTTCCTATCAATGGAGGGGTTTCAAAACTACAGGCTGTCTTACCTCCTGCCGCATG GAACGCAGAGCAGCAAAAAATCCTTTGGAAGATTCCTGATATCTCTCAGAAATCTGAAAATGGAG GTGTGGGCTCGCTGTTGGCACGCTTCCAGCTAACAGAGGGTCCCAGTAAACCGGCTCCACTGGCCGTGCAGTTCACCAGTGAGGGCAGCACCCTGTCAGGCTGTGACATCGACCTGGCTGGGCCAGGATACCGCTTCTCTCTCGTCAAGAAGAGGTTTGCTGCAG GAAAGTATCTGGCCGACAACTAA
- the sgip1a gene encoding SH3-containing GRB2-like protein 3-interacting protein 1 isoform X6 — MMEGLKKRTRKAFGIRKKEKDNDSTGSPERESGSQKRTNGAPNGFYGDIDWDRYNSPEVDDEGYSMRPDEESEEVTTKKTHFFSSDESEGEEDKKKRFKIKIKPLPSDCVVAAPSVNELKVSIGNISLSPSPLRRSPGLKRNTSSEEIARPRRIVPTVPTVAPTPAPAPQPPSSQQTPVPEDTTALFGPPLETTFGAEQKVEVVLSESDVWGVPLSGSESSLTMSFPTGTPPPLPPKNVPLSPPTTGPPSAEEAVTVEEDGKNPSIVDLDNIFGPEQALATVEDINDTWVCFSEESSKQPPLPDEPAPPIPCSPTPPEEPAPPLPASPPPPETTAPPLPISPPPREDPVPPLPTSPPPKLDPAPPLPTSPPPSEEPVAPPIPSGPPTPEDRNPLTNATTPPLPSPKDLASPSTSSPPPLDLPANVPPASAPQASSSPALSPSSEELSRVVPSSIVLSQEVKPRNTNITQPKEDVRETASSPKDVSQGSRSTPPPPPPPTYRTVVSSPGPTSGAAVTNSGSSSPVRPATPSSVNSTPPPPPPRPPSRPKLPPGKPTIGDASRPFSPPIHSASPPPVAPLARAESTSSISSTNSMSTATTPTVGKELSVSVSEDDAYVEKLPIFERHIDSLAENDQPSLVWFDRGKFYLTFEGCSRGPSPLTMGAQDTLPVAAAFTETVNAFFKGADPSKCAVKVVGEMVLSFPAGITRHFANNPSPAVLTFSITNFSRLEHVLPNPQLLCCDPTTEAQADVKDFWVNMPNLISHLKKVAEQKPQATYYNVDMLKYQVSSQGLQSSPLSLAVSWRCEPTSTDLRIDYKYNGEAMTTPMALNNVQFLVPINGGVSKLQAVLPPAAWNAEQQKILWKIPDISQKSENGGVGSLLARFQLTEGPSKPAPLAVQFTSEGSTLSGCDIDLAGPGYRFSLVKKRFAAGKYLADN; from the exons gATTGAAAAAACGTACCAGGAAGGCCTTTGGGATacggaagaaagagaaggacaATGACTCTAC GGGGtccccagagagagagagtggt TCTCAGAAGAGGACCAACGGGGCCCCGAATGGCTTCTACGGAGATATCGACTGGGACAGATAT AACTCTCCTGAGGTGGACGATGAGGGCTACAGCATGAGACCTGATGAGGAGTCAGAAGAAG TTACCACCAAGAAGACCCACTTCTTCTCCTCCGACGAGtcagaaggagaggaggacaaaaaaaaaaggttcaaaatcaagatcaagccaCTGCCGTCTGATTGCGTTGTAGCAGCACCCTCAGTCAACGAGCTCAAAGTTTCCATAGGCAACATATCTCTGTCTCCATCACCTCTG AGACGTAGCCCG gGCTTGAAAAGAAACACATCTA GTGAGGAGATTGCCAGACCGAGACGCATTGTCCCCACTGTTCCCACTGTGGCCCCCACACCGGCTCCAGCACCACAGCCCCCCAG CAGTCAACAAACACCAGTCCCTGAAGACACCACAGCCTTATTTGGGCCTCCTTTGGAAACTACATTTGGAGCAGAACAGAAAGTTGAAG TGGTTCTGTCAGAGTCAGATGTGTGGGGTGTTCCTCTGTCAGGGTCTGAATCCTCTTTGACAATGTCCTTCCCAACAGGAA caccaccaccacttccTCCCAAGAATGTCCCCCTCTCACCCCCAACGACTGGCCCTCCCTCTGCAGAAGAGGCTG TGACAGTGGAAGAAGATGGCAAGAACCCTTCCATAGTAGACTTGGACAACATTTTTGGACCAGAGCAAGCCCTGGCTACTGTCGAGGATATAAATGACACTTGGGTCTGCTTCAGTGAAGAATCGTCTAAACAGCCACCGCTACCAGATGAACCTGCACCTCCAATCCCTTGCTCCCCAACTCCTCCAGAGGAACCAGCACCTCCTTTACCAGCCTCTCCACCTCCACCAGAAACTACTGCCCCTCCATTGCCTATATCACCACCTCCTCGAGAAGACCCTGTACCACCTCTCCCTACCTCCCCTCCCCCAAAACTTGACCCTGCTCCCCCTCTGCCAACCTCCCCACCTCCCTCAGAAGAACCTGTTGCACCTCCCATCCCTTCAGGTCCTCCCACACCAGAAGACAGAAATCCTCTCACAAATGCCACCACTCCACCCCTTCCATCACCAAAAGATCTTGCATCTCCCTCtacctcctctccccctcctctcgaCTTGCCAGCTAATGTCCCTCCAGCTTCTGCTCCCCAAGCAAGCAGCTCTCCAGCATTGAGTCCTTCCTCTGAAGAACTTTCACGTGTCGTCCCATCATCAATTGTCCTGTCTCAAGAGGTGAAGCCCAGGAACACAAACATCACCCAACCCAAAGAGGATGTAAGAGAAACAGCCAGCTCACCCAAAGATGTCAGTCAGGGGAGCAGGAGCACGCCtcctccaccccctcctcccacATACCGGACAGTGGTGTCATCACCAGGTCCCACATCTGGAGCTGCTGTCACGAATAGTG GTTCCTCTTCTCCAGTGCGACCTGCTACTCCTTCATCAGTCAACTCAaccccaccacctcctccacctcgcCCTCCTTCTCGGCCCAAACTTCCTCCTGGGAAACCAACCATAGGAGATGCA agtcGCCCCTTCAGCCCGCCAATACACTCAGCCAGCCCTCCTCCCGTCGCCCCACTGGCACGAGCTGAGAGCACCTCTTCAATCTCGTCCACCAACTCAATGAGTACTGCTACTACACCCACCGTTGGTAAAGAACTGTCCGTGTctgtctcag AAGACGATGCTTATGTAGAGAAACTGCCCATCTTTGAGAGACACATTGATTCATTAGCAG AGAATGACCAGCCATCCCTTGTATGGTTTGACAGAGGGaagttttatttaacctttgaAG gctgcTCCAGAGGGCCCAGTCCTCTCACCATGGGGGCTCAGGACACTCTTCCAGTGGCCGCTGCATTCACAGAGACGGTCAATGCCTTCTTTAAAGGAGCCGACCCCAGCAA GTGTGCCGTGAAGGTCGTAGGTGAGATGGTTTTGTCGTTTCCGGCGGGAATTACGCGACACTTCGCCAATAACCCGTCCCCCGCTGTGCTAACCTTCAGCATAACCAACTTCAGCCGACTGGAGCATGTGCTGCCTAACCCCCAGCTCCTCTGCTG CGACCCCACCACAGAAGCCCAGGCTGACGTCAAGGATTTCTGGGTGAACATGCCAAACCTGATATCCCACTTAAAGAAGGTGGCAGAGCAGAAACCACAGGCAACATACTACAACGTGGACATGCTGAAGTATCAG gtaTCGTCACAGGGCCTCCAGTCCTCTCCTCTGAGCCTGGCAGTGAGCTGGAGGTGTGAGCCCACCAGCACTGACCTGAGAATAGATTACAAATACAACGGAGAGGCCATGACGACGCCTATGGCCCTCAACAATGTTCAGTTCCTTGTTCCTATCAATGGAGGGGTTTCAAAACTACAGGCTGTCTTACCTCCTGCCGCATG GAACGCAGAGCAGCAAAAAATCCTTTGGAAGATTCCTGATATCTCTCAGAAATCTGAAAATGGAG GTGTGGGCTCGCTGTTGGCACGCTTCCAGCTAACAGAGGGTCCCAGTAAACCGGCTCCACTGGCCGTGCAGTTCACCAGTGAGGGCAGCACCCTGTCAGGCTGTGACATCGACCTGGCTGGGCCAGGATACCGCTTCTCTCTCGTCAAGAAGAGGTTTGCTGCAG GAAAGTATCTGGCCGACAACTAA